A section of the Candidatus Poribacteria bacterium genome encodes:
- a CDS encoding TAXI family TRAP transporter solute-binding subunit, protein MKLILSYLSVLCVILTIGCDNTSKQNAAENEKGDTPAQLVNDNSTKRRYISIGTAPAGGAFFVVGSAIAEVVDGNVSEANWEVTAEATKGTQENIRRIVNGELEFALANAAISYFAVRGEGAWATEHTIQTVMTLAPNVGLFLTPQSSDVRSIRDFAGKRIVVGPAGAGFEYFLKPILAAHGITYDDFTPINSTYIGAVDLLADGSAAAAFVGGAVPTPAATQASTSQDIFFIPFDDAAKQSLFADYPFFNAITIPANTYKGQTEPFASMNVGAMHLITAENTDENIVYAFTKTLYTHRAEVVKRHGAGKAINPKNVVKDTGTPFHPGAVRFYREIGIWQE, encoded by the coding sequence ATGAAATTAATCCTGTCCTATCTGTCAGTTCTCTGCGTTATACTCACCATCGGGTGCGACAACACCTCAAAACAAAACGCTGCCGAAAATGAAAAGGGCGATACCCCTGCCCAGTTAGTGAACGACAATTCCACAAAACGCCGCTATATCAGCATCGGCACTGCACCTGCGGGTGGGGCATTTTTCGTCGTCGGTTCCGCAATCGCCGAGGTGGTCGATGGTAACGTTTCAGAAGCAAACTGGGAAGTGACCGCCGAAGCCACGAAAGGTACACAGGAAAACATCCGACGCATCGTAAACGGTGAACTGGAATTCGCGCTCGCCAATGCCGCAATCTCCTATTTTGCTGTGCGCGGCGAAGGCGCGTGGGCAACCGAACACACCATCCAAACGGTGATGACGCTTGCTCCCAATGTTGGACTCTTCCTTACACCGCAATCCTCCGATGTGCGTAGCATCCGAGACTTCGCCGGTAAACGGATCGTTGTTGGTCCCGCAGGGGCAGGCTTCGAGTACTTCCTTAAACCGATACTGGCGGCACACGGTATCACCTACGACGATTTCACACCCATCAATAGCACCTATATCGGGGCAGTAGATTTGTTAGCGGACGGTTCCGCTGCCGCGGCATTCGTCGGTGGTGCGGTCCCAACGCCAGCCGCTACGCAAGCCAGCACGTCCCAAGACATCTTCTTCATTCCATTCGACGATGCGGCGAAACAGTCCCTTTTCGCAGATTACCCTTTCTTTAATGCGATAACTATTCCTGCCAATACCTATAAAGGACAGACGGAGCCGTTTGCGAGCATGAACGTTGGCGCGATGCACCTCATCACCGCTGAAAACACAGATGAAAATATCGTCTACGCATTCACGAAGACCTTGTATACACACCGAGCGGAAGTTGTGAAACGGCACGGTGCGGGCAAAGCGATTAATCCGAAAAACGTCGTCAAAGATACAGGTACACCTTTTCATCCGGGTGCCGTCCGTTTCTACCGCGAAATTGGCATCTGGCAGGAATAA